A single region of the Lates calcarifer isolate ASB-BC8 linkage group LG3, TLL_Latcal_v3, whole genome shotgun sequence genome encodes:
- the LOC108900372 gene encoding uncharacterized protein LOC108900372 — protein sequence MATGILSDASQLVMPDLQECNLAPGTEYLKQVSQFVSRCRHQLVKLKKPVGATLTIAQLEDTIYRDEDDEVNGWGKFYLPKIVNMQVVGVVDGIPCPCKQLVLMTCEDKKMYAYDGEELHVVASSLNCLDDKGIEYPSSKSYYNGEAFKDMSEEDWEEVRRGPVGRRLEKEHQKLVAEHRSAFLECLE from the exons ATGGCAACTGGAATACTGAG TGATGCCAGTCAGCTTGTAATGCCTGATTTACAGGAGTGCAACTTAGCACCAG GTACAGAATACCTGAAACAGGTCTCACAGTTTGTATCCAGATGTAGACACCAAttggtaaaattgaagaaaccAGTGGGTGCCACATTGACGATAGCGCAGCTTGAAGACACCATCTACcgagatgaagatgatgaggtGAACGGGTGGGGAAAATTCTACCTTCCAAAGATAGTAAACATGCAGGTTGTAGGTGTAGTGGATGGCATCCCATGTCCGTGTAAACAACTTGTTCTGATGACCTGTGAGGACAAAAAGATGTACGCCTATGATGGAGAGGAGCTGCATGTAGTAGCTTCAAGCCTGAACTGCCTAGATGACAAAGGAATAGAGTATCCCTCATCCAAGAGCTATTACAATGGAGAGGCCTTCAAAGATATG AGTGAGGAGGACTGGGAGGAAGTGAGGAGGGGCCCTGTGGGGAGGAGATTGGAGAAAGAACATCAGAAACTTGTGGCAGAGCATAGATCTGCATTCTTGGAATGTCTCGAATAA